A genomic segment from Nitratiruptor sp. YY08-10 encodes:
- a CDS encoding helix-turn-helix domain-containing protein, translating to MEEKVLELLKNSDKPLKSGEIAEALGVDKKEVDKVIKKLKSEGKIESPKRCYYAIKA from the coding sequence ATGGAAGAAAAAGTTTTAGAACTTTTAAAAAATTCCGATAAACCGTTAAAAAGCGGTGAAATAGCAGAAGCTTTGGGTGTAGATAAAAAAGAGGTAGATAAAGTGATTAAAAAACTAAAAAGCGAAGGGAAAATCGAGTCTCCAAAACGGTGTTATTACGCTATTAAAGCATGA
- a CDS encoding NAD(P)H-dependent oxidoreductase: MHDPFLEAMEFRHACKIFDHTRKISKEDFEFILECGRLSPSSFGMEPWRFLVIEDEKKKEALQPLCWNQKQITTCSHLVVIKANKAVVQDDTYIQAMFARRGLDEARTKAYIERYKSFLAEQDISCWVQKQCYIAAANMMTGAAFRKIDSCPIEGFEKAKVENYLGLDPQKEEVALILTFGYRLKPQPPKHRLSLDTLVETL, translated from the coding sequence ATGCATGATCCTTTTTTGGAAGCGATGGAATTTCGCCATGCATGTAAGATATTTGATCATACCAGGAAGATTTCAAAGGAAGATTTTGAGTTCATTTTAGAGTGTGGGCGTTTGAGTCCAAGCTCTTTTGGGATGGAGCCGTGGCGATTTTTGGTTATTGAAGATGAAAAGAAAAAAGAGGCACTTCAGCCTCTTTGCTGGAATCAAAAGCAAATTACCACATGTAGTCATCTTGTTGTTATTAAAGCCAATAAAGCGGTAGTGCAAGATGATACATATATCCAGGCCATGTTTGCAAGAAGGGGATTGGATGAAGCGAGGACAAAAGCTTATATAGAACGTTACAAAAGTTTTTTGGCTGAGCAGGATATAAGTTGCTGGGTGCAAAAACAGTGCTATATAGCAGCGGCAAATATGATGACAGGAGCTGCTTTTCGAAAGATAGACAGCTGTCCGATCGAAGGATTTGAAAAAGCAAAAGTAGAAAATTATTTGGGTCTTGATCCTCAAAAAGAAGAGGTTGCCCTAATTTTGACCTTTGGATACAGACTCAAACCTCAACCACCGAAACATAGATTATCTTTGGATACATTGGTAGAAACCCTATAA
- the typA gene encoding translational GTPase TypA: protein MQKIRNIAVIAHVDHGKTTLVDELLKQSGTIEAHKELAERAMDSNDLERERGITILSKNTAIRYGDFKINIIDTPGHADFGGEVERVLKMVDGVLLLVDAQEGVMPQTKFVVKKAISLGLKPIVVINKIDKPAAEPERVVDEIFDLFVAMDANEEQLDFPILYAAARDGYAKWNLDDENKDLTPLFEAIIEHVPSPSGSPENPTQIQVFTLDYDNYVGRIGIARIFNGQVKRGDELLLVKADGEEQKGRISKLIGFLGLNRMEIDEAEAGDIVAIAGFEGIDVGDSLVDPANPMPLDPLHIEEPTLSVYFSVNDSPLAGLEGKHVTSNKLKDRLFKETETNIAMKVQEVGEGRFKVSGRGELQITILAENMRREGYEFNISRPEVIIKEENGIRLEPFEYLVVDVPEDFSGTVIDKLGRRKAVMSSMTPMDEGYVRIEFEIPARGLIGFRSEFLTDTKGEGVMNHSFLDFRPFVGEVEHRKNGALISMESGKALAYALFNLQERGVLFIEPGTEVYVGMIIGEHSRPNDLEVNPIKGKNLTNVRASGSDDAIKLTPPRKMTLERALEWIEEDELVEVTPKSIRLRKRYLDPHVRKRMAKQKK, encoded by the coding sequence ATGCAAAAAATTCGAAATATTGCGGTGATAGCACACGTTGATCATGGAAAAACAACACTAGTTGATGAACTTTTAAAACAATCTGGTACCATCGAAGCGCACAAAGAGTTGGCTGAACGGGCTATGGACAGTAACGATTTGGAGCGAGAGCGTGGTATTACGATTCTTTCAAAAAATACGGCTATTCGTTATGGCGATTTTAAAATCAATATCATCGATACTCCCGGACACGCCGACTTTGGTGGCGAGGTAGAGCGGGTTTTGAAGATGGTAGATGGGGTACTTCTTTTAGTGGATGCACAAGAGGGTGTTATGCCCCAAACAAAGTTTGTTGTGAAAAAAGCGATCAGTTTGGGGCTGAAACCTATCGTGGTAATCAATAAAATCGATAAACCTGCAGCTGAGCCGGAGCGTGTCGTTGATGAGATATTTGATCTTTTTGTGGCGATGGATGCCAACGAAGAGCAGCTCGATTTTCCAATCCTTTATGCAGCGGCAAGAGACGGATACGCCAAATGGAATTTGGATGATGAAAACAAAGATTTAACTCCACTTTTTGAAGCGATCATCGAGCATGTACCTTCTCCAAGCGGAAGTCCTGAAAATCCGACACAGATTCAAGTCTTTACACTCGATTATGACAATTATGTGGGACGCATCGGCATTGCGAGGATTTTTAATGGTCAAGTGAAGCGGGGAGATGAACTGCTTCTTGTCAAAGCCGATGGAGAAGAGCAAAAGGGACGAATCTCCAAACTTATTGGCTTTTTGGGCCTTAATCGAATGGAGATTGACGAGGCTGAAGCTGGCGATATCGTAGCGATTGCCGGGTTTGAGGGAATTGATGTAGGTGATAGTCTTGTGGATCCGGCAAATCCTATGCCACTCGATCCTCTTCATATCGAAGAGCCGACACTCAGTGTCTATTTTAGTGTCAATGATTCACCTTTGGCAGGGCTTGAGGGAAAACATGTGACATCCAACAAGCTTAAAGATCGCCTTTTTAAAGAGACTGAGACAAATATCGCGATGAAGGTCCAAGAGGTTGGGGAAGGACGATTTAAAGTGAGCGGCCGAGGTGAGTTGCAAATCACGATTTTGGCCGAAAATATGCGACGAGAGGGGTATGAGTTCAATATCTCAAGACCCGAAGTGATTATAAAAGAGGAAAACGGCATACGACTCGAACCGTTCGAGTATCTTGTCGTGGATGTTCCGGAAGATTTCAGCGGAACGGTGATCGATAAACTTGGGCGGAGAAAAGCGGTAATGAGTTCTATGACACCAATGGATGAAGGGTATGTGAGAATCGAATTTGAGATACCGGCCCGTGGGCTTATCGGCTTTCGAAGCGAATTTTTGACCGATACGAAAGGAGAAGGTGTTATGAACCACTCCTTTTTGGATTTCCGACCATTTGTGGGAGAGGTGGAACACCGAAAAAATGGTGCACTGATCTCTATGGAGAGTGGAAAAGCTCTCGCTTATGCGCTGTTCAACCTGCAAGAAAGGGGAGTGCTTTTCATTGAACCCGGAACGGAAGTCTATGTCGGGATGATTATAGGAGAGCATTCTCGTCCGAATGACTTGGAAGTCAACCCCATCAAGGGGAAAAACCTGACCAACGTCAGAGCTTCCGGAAGCGATGATGCTATTAAACTGACTCCTCCACGAAAGATGACATTGGAGCGGGCACTGGAATGGATAGAAGAGGATGAGCTTGTGGAAGTGACGCCAAAATCGATTCGGCTTCGTAAACGCTATCTTGATCCCCATGTCCGAAAAAGGATGGCGAAACAGAAGAAATAG
- a CDS encoding HAD family hydrolase yields the protein MINYLIFDMDGTLIDSSAIISNSINYVRSKLGLPPMDKRVILEAVNDTTIHRPKFFYGVEEYKKEHVEWFREYYAKNHHKETVLYTGIKELLEEIRPFFHFSLATNAYRESAELILKNLGIYDYFEIIVCGDEVAHPKPAPDMIEKIIDFFRCKKDEILLIGDGKTDEEAARAAGIEFVKVNWGWSQYEDAIKSVDELRKILLSLKA from the coding sequence ATGATCAACTACTTGATTTTTGATATGGATGGAACGCTGATTGACAGCTCTGCAATCATCTCAAATTCCATCAACTATGTGCGAAGCAAACTAGGCCTTCCGCCAATGGATAAAAGAGTCATTTTAGAAGCGGTCAACGATACTACCATTCATCGGCCAAAATTTTTTTACGGAGTAGAAGAATACAAGAAAGAACATGTGGAGTGGTTTCGGGAATACTATGCAAAAAATCATCACAAAGAGACAGTTTTGTATACCGGAATAAAAGAGCTATTAGAAGAGATACGACCATTTTTTCACTTCTCCCTTGCGACAAATGCATATAGGGAGAGTGCAGAGCTTATTCTTAAAAATCTTGGGATTTATGACTATTTTGAGATCATCGTCTGTGGTGATGAGGTCGCTCATCCAAAACCGGCTCCAGATATGATAGAAAAAATTATCGATTTTTTTAGATGCAAAAAAGATGAAATTTTGCTTATAGGCGATGGAAAAACGGATGAAGAGGCAGCACGAGCTGCTGGAATAGAGTTTGTAAAAGTGAACTGGGGATGGAGCCAATACGAGGATGCAATCAAAAGCGTGGATGAATTGAGGAAAATTCTTTTATCCCTTAAAGCCTAA
- a CDS encoding deoxyguanosinetriphosphate triphosphohydrolase, with protein sequence MKCSDRFYPSINDFRDSFYRDRDRIIHSSSFRRLEYKTQVFINYVGDYFRTRLTHSLEVAQISRTIARELGLSEPLAESIALAHDLGHTPFGHVGGDALDLLIKKSFSSNGFEHNFQSFRVVTKLEKRYKDFDGLNLTFATLEGILKHSYPYKKHFLSSWYDEVFKLDYHPSLEAMIVDKADEIAYISADIDDGIKYGLIDFDTIEENELVQEVMEEAQKEGYKKEEKLFRYRFTSLLIAKMVVSLINESQKHIPRSDAVLCATIPASEPLPICYPSSIATQIKKLKKILFEKLYRHSQILRKMYAGKKCIEGLFQALVEEPRLMPDEFYERAKKDKVYRVVADFIAGMSDRYAMSLYHEIYGIRL encoded by the coding sequence ATGAAGTGCAGTGATCGCTTCTATCCAAGCATCAACGATTTTCGAGACTCTTTTTATAGAGATCGCGATCGAATCATTCACTCCTCCTCTTTTCGCAGGCTTGAATATAAAACACAAGTCTTTATCAACTATGTGGGGGACTATTTCCGGACTCGTCTTACCCACTCTTTGGAGGTAGCTCAGATTTCTAGAACGATTGCGCGAGAACTTGGTCTTAGCGAACCTCTTGCAGAATCCATCGCTCTAGCTCACGATCTTGGTCATACCCCTTTTGGGCATGTAGGTGGGGATGCACTGGATCTTTTGATCAAAAAATCGTTTAGTTCAAACGGATTTGAACACAATTTTCAATCATTTCGAGTAGTTACGAAACTTGAAAAGCGATACAAAGATTTTGATGGACTCAATCTTACTTTTGCTACTCTTGAGGGAATTTTAAAGCACTCCTATCCATACAAAAAGCATTTTTTAAGCAGTTGGTATGATGAGGTATTCAAACTCGATTACCATCCAAGTTTAGAGGCGATGATTGTGGACAAAGCAGATGAAATTGCTTATATCAGTGCTGATATCGATGATGGAATCAAGTATGGATTGATCGATTTTGATACGATTGAGGAAAACGAACTTGTCCAGGAGGTGATGGAGGAAGCACAGAAAGAAGGGTATAAAAAAGAAGAGAAACTGTTTCGATATCGCTTTACTTCACTGCTTATTGCCAAGATGGTTGTCTCTTTGATCAATGAATCCCAAAAGCATATTCCAAGAAGTGATGCGGTATTATGTGCAACGATCCCAGCAAGTGAGCCCCTTCCAATATGCTATCCTTCTTCCATAGCCACACAGATCAAAAAGCTTAAAAAGATTTTGTTTGAAAAGCTCTACAGGCATTCGCAAATATTGCGGAAAATGTATGCAGGCAAAAAGTGTATCGAAGGACTTTTTCAGGCTTTGGTGGAGGAGCCGAGGTTGATGCCGGATGAGTTTTATGAACGGGCAAAAAAAGATAAGGTCTACAGAGTCGTAGCCGATTTTATAGCGGGGATGAGCGATCGGTATGCCATGAGTCTGTATCATGAGATTTATGGCATTAGGCTTTAA
- a CDS encoding Uma2 family endonuclease, protein MTVRYIPEYTYEDYKQWEGEWELIDGVPVAMAPSPVSDHQMLLSRIAHELEKSLEECDECYVLVEEDWKIDEKNVVRPDISVVCGELTDFIQKAPLIIAEVVSPSSATRDEDVKFAIYAEEGVKYYILVYPKDYKAKIYRLEDGKYKKVGDFLNEKAKLEGICAVEIDFANVFRKLKKLRNEVQ, encoded by the coding sequence ATGACAGTCCGCTATATTCCGGAATATACCTATGAGGATTATAAGCAGTGGGAAGGAGAATGGGAACTTATTGATGGTGTGCCAGTTGCAATGGCTCCAAGTCCGGTGAGTGATCATCAGATGTTGCTTTCTCGTATTGCACATGAGTTGGAAAAATCTTTGGAAGAGTGTGATGAGTGTTATGTTTTGGTAGAAGAGGATTGGAAAATAGATGAGAAAAACGTAGTGCGTCCAGATATCAGTGTGGTATGTGGAGAACTTACCGATTTCATCCAAAAAGCCCCCTTAATCATAGCAGAAGTGGTCAGTCCATCAAGCGCTACAAGAGATGAGGATGTAAAATTCGCCATCTATGCTGAGGAGGGAGTGAAGTATTATATCCTTGTTTATCCAAAAGATTACAAAGCGAAAATCTACCGACTTGAAGATGGAAAATATAAAAAAGTTGGCGATTTTTTGAATGAGAAGGCGAAATTGGAAGGAATATGTGCGGTGGAGATAGATTTTGCAAATGTCTTTAGAAAACTCAAAAAGCTTCGCAATGAAGTGCAGTGA